A stretch of the Malus domestica chromosome 08, GDT2T_hap1 genome encodes the following:
- the LOC103440289 gene encoding jacalin-related lectin 3, which yields MDTFEGYNNKPVSVGPWGGQNGLVWDDGVYSTVKQLVITHGAAIDSIQIEYDEKGNSFWSDRHGGNGGWKTDMVKLASPEEFLTSIEGYYGKISEWGLVTVRSLTFKSNRTTYGPFGIEEGTYFSVPETAANSKIVGFHGMSGWNLDSIGAYLKPLDRNEQNQHAKTLLQTQFNYLTVDTDHNLAGYSLIQNCDVFFAIRPKDNSTTKPAVVPQPAPAPVPKMLSGQFSDSELSDAGTKRKLMTNIERFPSKVEGVVAYGPFGGTGGTVFDDGIYTGIRQIKLSRNIGVVYIKVQYDRNGEAVWGGRRGGTGGYKSDKIVFDYPNEILTHITGTFAPTMVMGPSVIKSLTFHTTKKQHGPYGEEQGACFTTKLREGKIVGIHGRSGLFLDALGVHAIEGKVHVVETKTPTVTNTPNVPNGHIDHRNMTPTATNTPNIRNGHSDHKSKTPIVTNTPNTSTAMVPKAPAGAITEIDNPHWTKKLLMTNRGKVEEVACGVIKEPAPCGPGPWGGDGGRPWDDGVFSGIRQIHLTRAAEGICSVQIEYDRNGQFIWSAKHGGNGGTSPHRIKLEYPHEVITCVSGYYGCVSNGEVHKIIKSLTFYTSRGKYGPFGEEVGTFFTSTATEGKVVGFHGRSSLYLDAIGVHMQHWLGSGQKTSFKPSLFKKY from the exons ATG GATACTTTTGAGGGATACAACAACAAACCCGTGTCAGTTGGGCCATGGGGAGGCCAGAACGGGCTCGTTTGGGATGACGGAGTTTACTCAACTGTGAAGCAGCTGGTGATAACTCATGGAGCTGCCATTGATTCCATCCAGATTGAGTATGATGAGAAGGGGAACTCATTTTGGTCAGACAGGCACGGTGGCAATGGAGGCTGGAAAACTGACATG GTGAAGCTTGCTTCTCCAGAAGAATTTTTAACATCAATTGAGGGATATTACGGTAAGATAAGCGAATGGGGACTGGTCACAGTTCGATCTCTTACTTTCAAGAGCAACAGAACAACTTATGGACCGTTTGGGATCGAAGAAGGAACCTATTTTTCAGTCCCAGAGACAGCTGCGAATAGTAAGATTGTTGGGTTCCATGGCATGTCTGGCTGGAATCTTGATTCAATAGGCGCTTACCTAAAGCCCCTTGATCGGAATGAACAAAACCAACACGCGAAAACTCTGCTTCAGACACAGTTCAATTACCTGACTGTTGATACTGATCACAACCTTGCTGGCTACTCATTAATCCAAAACTGTGATGTGTTTTTCGCTATAAGACCGAAGGACAACTCCACTACTAAACCAGCTGTAGTACCACAACCAGCACCAGCACCAGTACCCAAAATGCTCTCAGGGCAGTTTTCTGATTCCGAATTAAGTGATGCAGGAACCAAACGTAAGCTG ATGACGAATATTGAGAGGTTTCCCTCGAAAGTTGAAGGGGTGGTAGCATATGGCCCCTTCGGAGGGACGGGTGGTACTGTATTTGATGATGGAATTTATACGGGGATTAGACAAATCAAGTTATCAAGAAACATTGGAGTTGTATACATTAAGGTTCAGTATGACCGCAATGGTGAAGCCGTTTGGGGAGGCAGACGCGGCGGGACTGGAGGATATAAAAGTGACAAG ATAGTTTTTGACTATCCGAACGAGATCTTGACGCATATAACAGGAACATTTGCGCCTACAATGGTGATGGGGCCTAGTGTCATCAAGTCCCTCACTTTCCACACCACGAAGAAGCAGCATGGGCCGTATGGAGAAGAACAAGGAGCCTGCTTCACCACCAAGCTTAGAGAAGGGAAAATCGTCGGAATTCATGGGAGGAGCGGTCTGTTCTTGGATGCTCTTGGGGTCCATGCCATAGAAGGGAAGGTCCATGTTGTAGAGACAAAGACACCAACTGTCACAAATACTCCTAATGTTCCCAACGGCCACATTGACCACAGAAATATGACCCCAACTGCCACAAATACTCCTAATATTCGTAACGGTCACAGTGACCACAAAAGTAAGACACCAATTGTCACAAATACTCCTAATACTAGCACTGCAATGGTCCCAAAGGCGCCTGCAGGGGCAATTACTGAGATAGATAATCCTCACTGGACAAAGAAACTACTGATGACAAACAGAGGAAAAGTCGAAGAG GTTGCTTGTGGGGTGATAAAAGAACCAGCTCCGTGTGGACCGGGACCTTGGGGCGGAGACGGAGGTAGACCATGGGATGATGGAGTGTTTTCCGGGATTAGGCAGATTCATTTGACAAGAGCAGCAGAAGGCATTTGCTCAGTGCAGATTGAGTATGATCGAAACGGACAATTCATCTGGTCTGCTAAGCATGGAGGCAATGGAGGAACTTCCCCACATAGA ATAAAATTGGAGTACCCTCATGAAGTGATCACCTGCGTATCTGGATATTATGGTTGCGTAAGCAATGGCGAGGTACATAAAATCATAAAGTCGCTGACTTTTTATACAAGCAGAGGGAAGTACGGTCCGTTTGGAGAAGAAGTTGGGACATTCTTCACTTCGACTGCGACGGAGGGTAAGGTGGTGGGCTTCCATGGGAGGAGCAGCCTGTATTTGGACGCCATCGGAGTTCACATGCAGCATTGGCTTGGAAGTGGTCAGAAAACAAGCTTCAAGCCCTCCCTCTTCAAGAAGTATTGA
- the LOC103440290 gene encoding pentatricopeptide repeat-containing protein At1g19720 translates to MENFTIPCKSSPPTAIVPPKFSNPSEFSPRQTKPTISFSRKTLPKCSDSHLNYLCKNGELTKAVTVLESIAKSGSKVTSTTYMNLLQSCIDTNCIQLGRKIHERIDVVEELNPFVETKLVSMYAKCGFLDDARKVFYAMRERNLYSWSAMIGACVRDQRWKEVVELFYSMMRDGVLPDYFLFPKILQACGNCRNLEATKLIHSIVVRCNLSSCSQVNNSILAVYAKCGKLKWARRFFDDMDEKDGVSWNAIISGYCHKGETEEAQRLFDAMSKEGIEPGLVTWNTLIASHNQLGHCDVAMELMRRMESCGITPDVYTWTSMISGFAQNNRKIQSLDLLKKMLLAGVQPNGITITSAISACTSLKSLNKGLEIYSIAIKMGFIDDVLVGNALIGMFSKCGELEAAQKVFVRIPEKDVYTWNSMIGGYCQARYCGYMQSGDADQAMDLFQRMEKDGKAKRNTASWNSLVSGYLQLGEKDKALGVFRQMQAYCVNPNSVTILSVLPACANLVATKKVKEIHGSVLRRNLESLVPVANSLIDTYAKSGNIAYSRFIFDRMPSKDIITWNSLISGYVLHGLSDIALDLFDQLKKLGFKRNRGTFASIIYAYSLAGMVDEGRQAFYSITEDYQIIPGLEHYSAMIDLFGRSGRLQEAMQFVEDMPIEPDSSIWAALFTACRIHGNLALAVRVGEHLLDLEPGNILIQQLLLQAYALCGKSEDTSKLRKFGRDAAIKKFTGQCWIEFKNSVHMYTAGDRSKLCSNFLNSWLQNIDEKAKRPDFCNELCVEEEEGGISWVHSENLAFAFALIGSPSVPRSIRMVKNLRMCGDCHRTAKYISMAFGCDIYLSDPKSFHHFSNGHCSCGDYW, encoded by the exons ATGGAGAATTTTACAATTCCCTGCAAATCAAGCCCTCCAACGGCCATCGTTCCCCCCAAATTTAGCAACCCATCTGAATTCTCACCACGACAAACCAAACCCACAATCTCTTTTTCCAGAAAAACCCTCCCAAAATGCTCAGACTCTCACTTGAATTACCTCTGCAAGAATGGCGAGCTCACCAAGGCCGTCACGGTTCTTGAATCCATTGCCAAAAGTGGGTCGAAGGTAACTTCCACTACCTACATGAATTTACTTCAATCTTGCATTGACACCAATTGTATTCAACTGGGTCGGAAGATCCATGAGCGTATTGATGTAGTTGAGGAATTGAACCCTTTTGTTGAAACGAAGTTGGTGAGTATGTATGCGAAATGCGGGTTTTTGGATGATGCGCGCAAGGTATTCTACGCAATGCGTGAGAGAAATTTGTACTCTTGGTCTGCCATGATCGGTGCGTGTGTCAGAGACCAGAGGTGGAAAGAGGTGGTGGAGCTTTTTTACTCGATGATGAGAGATGGGGTTTTGCCGGATTACTTTCTGTTTCCTAAGATATTGCAGGCTTGTGGGAATTGTAGGAATTTAGAGGCCACAAAATTGATACATTCCATTGTGGTTCGGTGTAACTTGAGTAGTTGTAGTCAAGTGAACAATTCGATACTGGCAGTGTACGCAAAGTGTGGAAAATTGAAGTGGGCAAGGAGGTTTTTTGACGACATGGATGAGAAGGATGGGGTGAGTTGGAATGCAATTATATCTGGTTATTGCCACAAAGGTGAGACTGAAGAAGCACAGAGACTGTTTGATGCGATGAGCAAAGAAGGGATTGAACCGGGGTTGGTAACTTGGAATACATTGATTGCTAGTCATAACCAGTTAGGGCATTGTGATGTCGCTATGGAACTGATGAGGAGGATGGAGAGCTGTGGGATAACTCCTGATGTATATACTTGGACTTCTATGATTTCGGGGTTTGCTCAAAACAACAGGAAAATTCAGTCTTTGGATTTGTTGAAGAAGATGCTTTTGGCAGGGGTACAACCAAATGGGATTACAATCACTAGTGCAATCTCAGCTTGCACATCTTTAAAATCACTCAACAAAGGGTTGGAAATCTATTCTATTGCTATAAAGATGGGTTTCATTGATGACGTACTGGTCGGAAATGCGCTCATTGGTATGTTTTCAAAATGTGGGGAACTGGAAGCTGCTCAGAAGGTCTTTGTTAGGATCCCAGAGAAAGATGTCTATACCTGGAACTCAATGATAGGAGGATATTGCCAAGCTAGATACTGTG GATACATGCAGAGCGGAGATGCAGATCAAGCAATGGACCTCTTCCAAAGGATGGAAAAAGACGGGAAAGCTAAACGAAATACAGCATCTTGGAACTCTCTTGTCTCTGGCTACCTGCAACTTGGGGAGAAAGACAAGGCACTTGGGGTATTCAGGCAGATGCAGGCCTACTGTGTTAATCCCAATTCTGTTACTATATTGAGTGTCCTGCCTGCTTGTGCGAATTTAGTTGCCACGAAAAAGGTGAAAGAGATCCATGGTAGTGTATTGCGTAGAAATTTGGAGTCCTTAGTCCCTGTTGCAAATTCCTTGATAGACACCTATGCCAAATCGGGAAATATAGCATATTCAAGATTCATATTTGATAGAATGCCATCCAAAGATATCATCACTTGGAACTCACTAATTTCTGGTTATGTCTTGCATGGTCTTTCAGACATTGCACTTGACCTTTTTGATCAGCTGAAGAAGTTGGGCTTTAAACGAAATAGAGGTACCTTTGCAAGTATCATATATGCATACAGTCTTGCTGGAATGGTAGACGAGGGGAGACAAGCTTTTTACAGCATCACTGAAGACTATCAAATCATACCAGGTCTAGAACATTATTCAGCTATGATAGATCTTTTCGGGCGTTCAGGTAGGCTTCAAGAAGCAATGCAGTTTGTTGAAGATATGCCCATAGAACCAGACTCCTCTATTTGGGCTGCCTTATTTACAGCATGTAGGATTCATGGGAATCTTGCCTTGGCAGTTCGTGTGGGGGAGCATTTACTCGACTTGGAACCAGGGAATATTTTGATTCAACAGTTACTGTTACAGGCATATGCACTATGTGGGAAGTCTGAGGATACTTCAAAATTGAGAAAGTTCGGTCGAGATGCTGCAATAAAGAAATTTACTGGGCAGTGCTGGATTGAGTTCAAGAACTCGGTGCATATGTACACTGCAGGTGACAGGTCGAAGTTATGCTCAAACTTTCTAAATTCGTGGTTACAAAACATAGACGAAAAAGCAAAGAGACCTGATTTTTGTAATGAGCTTTGTGTTGAGGAAGAAGAGGGGGGTATTAGCTGGGTCCATAGTGAAAACCTTGCATTTGCTTTTGCTCTCATTGGCTCCCCAAGTGTACCCCGAAGTATTAGGATGGTGAAAAATCTGAGAATGTGTGGAGACTGCCACAGGACAGCCAAGTATATATCTATGGCTTTTGGGTGTGATATATATTTGAGTGACCCAAAGTCGTTTCACCATTTTAGTAATGGCCATTGTTCTTGTGGTGACTATTGGTAG
- the LOC103440288 gene encoding cytokinin dehydrogenase 5-like, with product MATTKLVLLTFAICRLIVTVGLTVDPTELLRLVVEGQLSLDPSDVNTASKDFGLMSRAEPLAVLHPASAQDVVGLVRTAYSSPHGFTVSARGHGHSINGQAQTNNGVVIQMSGGSSRSGTPGQAARVSEKGMYVDAWGGELWIDVLRSTLEYGLAPKSWTDYLYLSVGGTLSNAGISGQAFNYGPQISNVHELDVVTGKGELLTCSEEQNSELFHAVLGGLGQFGIITRARIALEPSPQRVRWIRVLYSNFSAFTKDQEFLISLHGQPTSQKFDYVEGFVIVDEGLINNWRSSFFSPSNPVKITSINSEGGVLYCLEITKNYDESTAVTIDQEIEDLLEKLDFVPTSVFTTDLPYVDFLDRVHKAELKLRSKGLWDVPHPWLNLFVPKSRISDFDEGVFKGILGNKTSGPILIYPMNKDKWDQSSSVVTPDEDVFYLVALLRSALDTGDETRTLEHLTNQNRQILRFCDDAGIEVKQYLPHYTTREEWMDHFGDKWDRFYQRKMKFDPRRILATGQRIFSPSSGSSGGGVGSAKLSVY from the exons ATGGCCACTACCAAGCTTGTTTTATTAACATTCGCAATCTGTCGACTTATTGTCACGGTTGGTTTAACCGTGGACCCAACGGAGCTTCTCCGCCTCGTCGTCGAAGGACAGCTGAGCTTAGACCCGTCCGACGTAAATACCGCTTCGAAAGATTTCGGCCTGATGAGCAGAGCGGAGCCCTTGGCAGTTTTACACCCAGCCTCCGCCCAAGACGTGGTGGGACTGGTGCGGACCGCATACTCTTCACCGCACGGGTTCACGGTCTCGGCCAGAGGCCACGGGCACTCCATCAACGGGCAGGCGCAGACCAACAACGGTGTCGTGATTCAGATGAGCGGGGGATCGTCAAGATCGGGGACGCCGGGTCAGGCGGCTCGAGTGTCGGAGAAGGGTATGTATGTGGATGCGTGGGGTGGGGAGTTGTGGATAGATGTGCTCAGGAGCACGCTTGAGTATGGACTCGCACCGAAGTCGTGGACTGATTATCTGTACTTATCAGTCGGCGGAACCCTTTCCAACGCCGGAATCAGTGGCCAAGCTTTCAATTACGGACCTCAGATTAGTAATGTTCATGAGCTCGACGTTGTTACAG GCAAAGGCGAGCTTTTGACATGTTCAGAAGAGCAAAACTCAGAGCTGTTCCACGCTGTTCTTGGTGGGCTAGGCCAATTTGGAATCATCACTAGGGCTAGAATTGCTCTTGAACCATCCCCCCAAAGG GTGAGGTGGATCCGAGTACTGTATTCCAATTTTTCGGCTTTTACCAAAGACCAGGAATTCCTCATCTCTCTGCATGGGCAACCCACCAGCCAGAAATTCGACTATGTCGAGGGTTTCGTTATTGTCGACGAAGGCCTCATCAACAACTGGAGGTCATCCTTCTTCTCCCCGAGCAACCCTGTCAAGATCACCTCCATTAATTCTGAGGGTGGTGTTTTATATTGCTTGGAGATTACGAAAAACTACGACGAATCGACCGCCGTTACAATTGACCAG GAAATAGAGGATTTGTTGGAAAAACTGGATTTTGTACCGACGTCAGTCTTCACGACTGATCTTCCATACGTGGATTTTCTGGACCGGGTTCACAAGGCCGAGTTGAAGCTCCGATCCAAGGGTTTATGGGACGTCCCCCATCCATGGCTTAACCTTTTTGTCCCCAAATCAAGGATTTCTGACTTCGACGAAGGGGTGTTCAAGGGCATTCTGGGAAATAAGACAAGCGGACCCATTCTGATTTACCCCATGAACAAAGACAA GTGGGACCAGAGTAGCTCGGTGGTGACGCCCGATGAGGACGTTTTTTACCTTGTAGCGCTGCTAAGATCGGCCTTGGATACCGGGGATGAGACCCGCACCTTGGAGCACTTGACCAATCAGAACCGTCAGATCCTCAGATTCTGCGATGATGCCGGGATCGAGGTGAAACAGTACCTCCCGCACTACACTACTCGGGAGGAGTGGATGGAccactttggagataagtgggaCCGGTTTTACCAGAGGAAGATGAAGTTCGACCCCCGGCGCATTTTAGCCACCGGCCAACGTATTTTTAGCCCTTCATCGGGTTCTTCTGGTGGTGGGGTTGGTAGTGCTAAATTGTCAGTTTATTGA
- the LOC103440287 gene encoding uncharacterized protein isoform X1: protein MLLRRLPFMAVSFSWWRPGLSNFLPTQTAPTPQPSLHSLSVCPNKVSIIPFCSSSPQISAELTDSIPQPPSKQGPLEPGLYLVGTPIGNLEDITLRALRVLKSAHVILSEDTRHSGKLLHHYSIKTPLLSYHKFNEAQRGQTVLKRLKEGEVVALISDAGMPGISDPGTELAKLCVDENIPVIPIPGPSAFVAALSASGLSTDEFTFGFMSKHAGSRRERLMVSANEGTTQIFYVPPHKLQQFLEETSSVFGVSRKCIIAREITKIHEEFWRGTLGEAAEAYSTHQPKGEITVLIEGKENSPVVAPSESQLEDELRDLISSGHSLSTAVKLAADGTSVRRKTLYSIALKKFGKQPGSQSDADPCKPQLEE, encoded by the exons ATGCTATTGCGACGACTTCCTTTCATGGCGGTTTCCTTCTCATGGTGGCGCCCCGGACTCTCGAACTTCCTCCCTACCCAGACGGCTCCGACGCCGCAGCCGTCTCTCCACTCGCTCTCCGTTTGCCCTAATAAAGTTAGCATAATCCCCTTCTGTTCTTCCAGCCCTCAAATCTCCGCCGAACTCACCGACTCAATCCCCCAACCGCCGTCGAAACAA GGTCCTCTTGAACCCGGTCTGTATCTCGTCGGAACTCCGATTGGAAACCTCGAAGATATCACTCTACG GGCTCTCCGGGTGTTAAAATCAGCTCATGTAATACTTTCCGAAGACACTCGGCATTCGGGGAAGCTGCTCCACCATTACAGTATCAAAACTCCCCTT CTGAGCTATCACAAATTCAATGAAGCTCAAAGGGGACAAACAGTGTTGAAACGGTTGAAGGAAGGCGAAGTTGTGGCGCTCATAAGCGATGCTGGGATGCCGGGCATCAGTGATCCTGGTACGGAATTG GCAAAGCTGTGCGTGGATGAAAACATCCCTGTTATTCCTATACCTGGGCCATCTGCTTTTGTGGCTGCTCTCTCTGCATCTGGCCTGTCCACGGATGAGTTTACGTTTG GATTTATGTCTAAACATGCTGGATCTAGAAGAGAGAGGTTGATGGTTTCAGCAAATGAGGGGACGACCCAAATATTCTATGTGCCTCCCCACAAACTTCAGCAGTTTCTTGAAGAGACTTCTTCAGTTTTTGGTGTTTCAAG AAAATGCATCATAGCTcgtgaaattacaaaaattcATGAAGAG TTTTGGCGCGGTACATTGGGGGAAGCTGCAGAAGCGTATTCTACTCACCAGCCAAAAGGTGAAATTACAGTATTAattgaaggaaaagaaaattctCCGGTTGTAGCTCCTTCAGAGTCCCAGCTTGAGGATGAGTTAAGAGATTTGATCTCAAGTGGGCATAGTCTTTCTACG GCTGTCAAATTAGCGGCCGATGGGACATCAGTTCGGAGGAAAACCTTATATTCAATCGCATTGAAAAAATTCGGGAAGCAACCCGGTTCACAGAGTGATGCAGATCCATGCAAGCCACAGCTAGAGGAGTGA
- the LOC103440287 gene encoding uncharacterized protein isoform X2, producing the protein MLLRRLPFMAVSFSWWRPGLSNFLPTQTAPTPQPSLHSLSVCPNKVSIIPFCSSSPQISAELTDSIPQPPSKQGPLEPGLYLVGTPIGNLEDITLRALRVLKSAHVILSEDTRHSGKLLHHYSIKTPLLSYHKFNEAQRGQTVLKRLKEGEVVALISDAGMPGISDPGTELAKLCVDENIPVIPIPGPSAFVAALSASGLSTDEFTFVGFMSKHAGSRRERLMVSANEGTTQIFYVPPHKLQQFLEETSSVFGVSRKCIIAREITKIHEEFWRGTLGEAAEAYSTHQPKGEITVLIEGKENSPVVAPSESQLEDELRDLISSGHSLSTAVKLAADGTSVRRKTLYSIALKKFGKQPGSQSDADPCKPQLEE; encoded by the exons ATGCTATTGCGACGACTTCCTTTCATGGCGGTTTCCTTCTCATGGTGGCGCCCCGGACTCTCGAACTTCCTCCCTACCCAGACGGCTCCGACGCCGCAGCCGTCTCTCCACTCGCTCTCCGTTTGCCCTAATAAAGTTAGCATAATCCCCTTCTGTTCTTCCAGCCCTCAAATCTCCGCCGAACTCACCGACTCAATCCCCCAACCGCCGTCGAAACAA GGTCCTCTTGAACCCGGTCTGTATCTCGTCGGAACTCCGATTGGAAACCTCGAAGATATCACTCTACG GGCTCTCCGGGTGTTAAAATCAGCTCATGTAATACTTTCCGAAGACACTCGGCATTCGGGGAAGCTGCTCCACCATTACAGTATCAAAACTCCCCTT CTGAGCTATCACAAATTCAATGAAGCTCAAAGGGGACAAACAGTGTTGAAACGGTTGAAGGAAGGCGAAGTTGTGGCGCTCATAAGCGATGCTGGGATGCCGGGCATCAGTGATCCTGGTACGGAATTG GCAAAGCTGTGCGTGGATGAAAACATCCCTGTTATTCCTATACCTGGGCCATCTGCTTTTGTGGCTGCTCTCTCTGCATCTGGCCTGTCCACGGATGAGTTTACGTTTG TAGGATTTATGTCTAAACATGCTGGATCTAGAAGAGAGAGGTTGATGGTTTCAGCAAATGAGGGGACGACCCAAATATTCTATGTGCCTCCCCACAAACTTCAGCAGTTTCTTGAAGAGACTTCTTCAGTTTTTGGTGTTTCAAG AAAATGCATCATAGCTcgtgaaattacaaaaattcATGAAGAG TTTTGGCGCGGTACATTGGGGGAAGCTGCAGAAGCGTATTCTACTCACCAGCCAAAAGGTGAAATTACAGTATTAattgaaggaaaagaaaattctCCGGTTGTAGCTCCTTCAGAGTCCCAGCTTGAGGATGAGTTAAGAGATTTGATCTCAAGTGGGCATAGTCTTTCTACG GCTGTCAAATTAGCGGCCGATGGGACATCAGTTCGGAGGAAAACCTTATATTCAATCGCATTGAAAAAATTCGGGAAGCAACCCGGTTCACAGAGTGATGCAGATCCATGCAAGCCACAGCTAGAGGAGTGA
- the LOC103428606 gene encoding probable ubiquitin-conjugating enzyme E2 18, with protein sequence MTSSSATSRKALSKITCNRLQKELVEWQVNPPAGFSHKVTDNLQRWIIEVTGAPGTLYANELYQLQVDFPEHYPMEAPQVIFVSPAPLHPHIYSNGHICLDILYDSWSPAMTVSSICISILSMLSSSAEKQRPADNDRYVKKCRNGRSPKETRWWFHDDKV encoded by the exons ATGACTAGCTCCTCCGCCACTTCACGCAAG GCTTTAAGCAAGATCACCTGCAATCGGCTGCAGAAAGAGCTGGTGGAGTGGCAGGTGAATCCTCCGGCAGGTTTTAGTCACAAAGTCACTGATAATCTTCAGAG ATGGATAATCGAAGTCACCGGAGCGCCGGGAACTCTGTACGCTAACGAATTGTATCAGCTCCAAGTTGATTTCCCCGAGCATTACCCCATGGAAGCACCACAG GTGATTTTTGTCTCTCCGGCTCCTCTGCATCCCCACATTTATAGCAATGGCCATATTTGTTTAG ACATTCTATATGATTCATGGTCACCAGCCATGACGGTTAGTTCAATCTGTATCAGCATTCTGTCCATGTTATCGAGTTCCGCGGAGAAG CAACGCCCCGCGGATAACGATCGATACGTGAAGAAATGCAGGAACGGCAGATCTCCCAAGGAGACGAGATGGTGGTTCCATGATGACAAAGTGTAA
- the LOC103440296 gene encoding BEL1-like homeodomain protein 3, translating into MATYFQNLSNQNLLNPYQGDEKLPSYPEPPGNMMMYLNQASYGAGSYSEVLSGGNFSPQKYADSDGGRSEMMFIPPTSDPVRDCDVGGESLIGKHSMQDHGLSLSLSTQIPQPVSLPSFQYQYPNSSLSSVLSNAPMIGKGEEYNQSEEFRNFESLASGLYGSGHEAVKTQAFYNPMCSSGSKEMHSEYVYDSLGSTNAMLSSKYLKAAQQLLDEVVNVKKALKQSRLDKNQSFKRSGSDGSKETDGNDQHLRRSSDPVESSTISSVELSAAERQDLQNKKTKLLSMLDEVDRRYKQYYHQMQAVVSFFDKVAGNGAAGPYTALALQAISRQFRSLRDAIKGQIQVTRKRLGEQDNSSDGQGSVIPRLRYVDQQLRQQRAFQQLGGLHHAWRPQRGLPESSVSILRAWLFEHFLLPYPKDSEKIMLARQTGLTRNQVANWFINARVRLWKPMIEEMYKEEFGDLDTDAKSSPENALKEEARVDFSASEDRKEELHESLISATADSIEPGKMHDSKSGHSSTYDMPGLDHFTVGNDVSLALELRHCEEHDGFPPSTGSHVTGSDAAASLDCHYEDPEQQHLIQIWQYPRVT; encoded by the exons ATGGCCACCTATTTCCAAAATTTGAGTAATCAAAACTTACTGAATCCTTATCAAGGGGACGAGAAACTTCCCTCGTACCCCGAACCGCCCGGAAACATGATGATGTATCTGAATCAGGCTTCCTATGGCGCCGGATCCTACTCCGAGGTCTTGTCCGGCGGCAACTTCTCCCCTCAGAAATATGCTGACTCTGATGGGGGCAGGAGTGAAATGATGTTTATTCCGCCAACGAGTGATCCAGTCAGGGACTGTGACGTTGGCGGCGAGTCCTTGATTGGGAAACATAGTATGCAGGATCATGGATTGTCTCTTAGCCTTTCCACCCAAATTCCGCAACCAGTTTCTCTGCCTTCGTTTCAGTACCAATATCCGAATTCAAGTCTCTCTTCGGTTTTGAGCAATGCTCCAATGATAGGGAAGGGTGAGGAGTACAATCAGAGCGAGGAGTTTAGAAACTTCGAAAGCTTGGCATCGGGGTTATATGGAAGCGGCCATGAGGCTGTCAAAACACAGGCTTTCTACAATCCTATGTGTTCATCGGGATCCAAAGAAATGCATTCGGAATACGTGTATGACTCGCTAGGTTCCACGAACGCTATGTTAAGCTCTAAGTACCTCAAGGCCGCACAACAGTTGCTTGATGAAGTGGTCAATGTCAAAAAGGCTTTGAAGCAATCTCGATTGGACAAGAACCAAAGCTTTAAGCGGAGCGGATCAGATGGTTCCAAAGAGACTGATGGGAATGATCAACATTTACGGAGGTCATCAGATCCTGTTGAATCGAGCACCATTTCTTCTGTCGAGTTATCAGCAGCAGAACGGCAGGATTTGCAGAACAAGAAGAccaaacttttatccatgttgGATGAG GTAGATAGAAGATACAAACAATATTACCATCAAATGCAAGCTGTGGTGTCATTTTTTGACAAGGTGGCTGGGAACGGGGCTGCTGGACCGTACACTGCACTTGCTCTCCAAGCAATTTCCCGTCAGTTTCGCAGTTTGCGTGATGCAATCAAGGGCCAAATTCAAGTGACGCGGAAAAGACTGGGAGAGCAAGATAATTCATCGGATGGTCAAGGATCAGTAATACCCCGCCTCCGCTACGTGGACCAGCAACTCAGACAGCAGAGGGCGTTTCAGCAGCTTGGTGGATTGCACCATGCTTGGAGGCCTCAAAGAGGACTTCCGGAAAGCTCTGTTTCAATCCTTCGTGCTTGGCTGTTCGAACATTTCCTTCTTCC CTACCCAAAGGATTCAGAAAAGATTATGCTTGCAAGGCAGACAGGATTAACCAGAAACCAG GTTGCCAACTGGTTTATCAATGCAAGGGTACGGCTTTGGAAGCCCATGATTGAGGAAATGTACAAAGAAGAATTCGGTGATTTGGACACGGATGCGAAATCTTCACCAGAAAATGCACTCAAAGAAGAAGCAAGAGTCGATTTCTCAGCATCGGAGGACAGGAAAGAGGAGTTGCACGAAAGCCTGATATCCGCAACTGCTGACAGCATTGAACCAGGGAAAATGCATGACTCGAAGTCGGGTCACAGTTCCACATATGACATGCCAGGGTTGGATCATTTCACAGTTGGCAACGACGTGTCACTTGCATTGGAGTTGCGGCATTGCGAAGAGCACGATGGATTTCCTCCATCAACCGGATCCCATGTAACAGGTAGCGATGCGGCAGCTTCTTTGGATTGTCACTATGAGGATCCAGAGCAGCAACATTTGATTCAGATATGGCAATACCCACGCGTTACTTGA